Proteins found in one Quercus robur chromosome 2, dhQueRobu3.1, whole genome shotgun sequence genomic segment:
- the LOC126712533 gene encoding lysine histidine transporter-like 8: MGDFVEEESSAIPPRPAMDSGAHVVSAPPMQSQYNSPSLSRKPLLLPIEPTDSNGAIVVANKATPKPFHTPNFFTPLSSPIRKAIQLTKFDPQDAWLPITESRNGNAYYAAFHTLCSGIGIQALVLPVAFTILGWTWGIICLTVAFVWQLYTLWLLVKLHESTQTGMRYSRYFQLFSATYGERMGKIFALFPIMYLSGGTCVALIIVGGSTMKLFFQIVCGHGCSAKPLTTVEWYLVFTCAAVVLSQLPNLNSIAGVSLIGAVTAIAYCTIMWLVSVTSGRLDGVSYDPVKENDNMAMIFSVLNALGIMAFAFRGHNLTLEIQATMPSTEKNPSHVPMWIGVKVAYAIIAMCLFPLAIGGYWAYGHKIPVNGGMLTAIYQYHGRDTSQFVLALTSLLVIINAVSSFQIYGMPMFDDMESKYTKRKNKPCPWWLRSGFRAMFGYGCFFVAVAIPFLGSLAGLIGGIAVPVTFAYPCFMWIRIKKPKKYGIMWWLNWVLGLSGMTLSVVLIAAGIYVVIDTGIEVSFFKPH; encoded by the exons ATGGGTGACTTTGTTGAGGAGGAGAGCTCTGCTATCCCACCAAGACCGGCAATGGATTCTGGGGCTCACGTTGTGTCAGCCCCTCCCATGCAGTCTCAGTACAATTCACCGTCTTTGTCAAGAAAACCATTGCTACTCCCAATAGAACCTACAGATTCTAATGGCGCAATTGTAGTTGCAAACAAGGCCACACCAAAGCCTTTTCACACTCCTAACTTCTTCACACCCTTGAGTAGCCCAATTAGGAAGGCTATTCAACTCACCAAGTTCGATCCACAGGATGCTTGGCTTCCCATCACAGAGTCAAGGAATGGCAATGCATACTACGCTGCCTTTCATACTCTTTGCTCTGGAATTGGAATTCAAGCACTTGTACTGCCTGTGGCCTTTACCATTCTTGGATG GACATGGGGAATAATATGCTTGACAGTGGCGTTTGTGTGGCAGCTTTACACACTTTGGCTGTTGGTGAAGCTACATGAATCCACCCAAACTGGGATGCGTTATAGCAGATATTTCCAACTTTTCAGCGCTACCTATG GTGAAAGAATGGGGAAGATCTTTGCTCTGTTTCCAATAATGTATCTATCTGGCGGAACATGTGTTGCCCTGATTATCGTTGGAGGTTCAACCATGAAGCTTTTCTTCCAAATAGTGTGTGGCCACGGCTGCTCCGCAAAGCCATTAACAACTGTGGAATGGTACTTAGTGTTTACATGTGCTGCGGTGGTTCTGTCACAGCTCCCAAACTTGAATTCCATAGCTGGGGTCTCACTAATTGGTGCAGTCACAGCCATAGCCTATTGTACTATTATGTGGCTTGTTTCTGTCACCTCGGGCAGGCTTGACGGTGTTTCTTATGACCCAGTCAAAGAGAACGACAATATGGCTATGATTTTCAGCGTTCTAAATGCCCTTGGTATCATGGCATTTGCTTTTAGAGGCCATAACCTTACACTTGAAATTCAG GCAACCATGCCTTCGACTGAAAAAAATCCATCCCACGTACCAATGTGGATAGGAGTGAAAGTTGCCTATGCAATCATCGCAATGTGCTTGTTTCCCCTTGCAATTGGAGGATATTGGGCTTATGGACACAAG ATACCAGTCAATGGTGGGATGCTAACAGCAATTTATCAGTACCACGGGCGTGACACCTCGCAATTTGTTTTGGCATTAACGAGCTTATTAGTCATAATTAACGCAGTGAGCTCATTCCAAATCTATGGAATGCCTATGTTTGATGATATGGAATCCAAATACACCAAGAGGAAAAATAAACCATGTCCATGGTGGCTGAGGTCTGGTTTCCGAGCTATGTTTGGGTATGGATGCTTTTTTGTAGCAGTGGCTATCCCATTCTTGGGTAGCCTTGCAGGTTTGATAGGAGGGATTGCAGTACCAGTCACTTTTGCTTATCCTTGTTTTATGTGGATAAGGATTAAGAAGCCCAAGAAATATGGCATAATGTGGTGGCTAAATTGGGTGCTAGGACTGTCAGGCATGACTCTTAGCGTGGTACTGATCGCAGCTGGGATTTATGTGGTAATAGACACAGGCATTGAAGTTAGCTTTTTCAAGCCTCACTAG
- the LOC126712534 gene encoding probable CoA ligase CCL5 yields MSTMSHKNVTIDPRSGFCKSNSIFYSKRKLCPHPPNHSLDVTTFISSRAHHGKIAFIDASTGRHLTFSDLWRAVDSVATCLADIGVRKGHVILLLTPNSIYFPVVCLAVMSIGAVITTTNPLNTTREIGKQVADSKPILAFTTRQLVPKLAESTLPIVLLDEDEPSQQYVKSAKILTTLSEMLKKQPSERRVRDRVNQDDTATLLYSSGTTGASKGVVGSHKSLIAMVQIILGRFNLTEGDHRFICTVPMFHIYGLAVFALALLASGTTVVILSKYEMHDMLSAIEKYRITYLPLVPPILVALVNGADQIRSKYDLSSLQSVLSGGAPLSKEVIEGFAERYPTVTILQGYGLTESTGVGASTDSLEESRRYGTAGLLSPDMEGKIVDPESGEALPVNRTGELWLRGRSIMTGYFGNAEATANTLDAEGWLKTGDLCYIDDDGFIFVVDRLKELIKYKGYQVPPAELEALLLTHPEILDAAVIPIPDKEAGQCPMAYVVRKAGSSLSDSAIMEFVAGQVAPYKRIRRVAFTTSIPKNQSGKILRKDLIQLATSKL; encoded by the exons ATGAGTACCATGTCTCACAAAAACGTGACCATCGATCCGAGAAGTGGTTTCTGCAAATCGAATTCTATCTTCTACAGCAAACGGAAGCTGTGTCCGCACCCACCCAATCATTCCCTCGACGTCACCACTTTCATATCGTCCCGGGCCCACCATGGCAAGATCGCCTTCATCGACGCCTCCACGGGCCGCCACCTCACCTTCTCTGATCTCTGGAGAGCCGTCGATTCCGTCGCCACGTGTCTCGCCGATATTGGCGTCAGAAAGGGCCACGTCATCCTCCTACTGACTCCAAACTCTATCTACTTCCCCGTCGTGTGTTTGGCTGTTATGTCCATCGGCGCCGTAATAACCACCACGAATCCCCTCAACACCACCAGAGAAATCGGCAAGCAAGTTGCCGATTCGAAACCGATCCTCGCTTTCACGACTCGCCAACTCGTCCCCAAACTCGCCGAGTCGACTCTCCCTATCGTACTCCTCGACGAAGACGAGCCTTCACAGCAGTATGTTAAAAGCGCGAAAATCTTAACCACTTTGAGTGAAATGTTGAAAAAGCAGCCGAGTGAGAGGCGAGTCAGGGACCGAGTCAACCAGGACGACACGGCGACACTGCTCTACTCTTCCGGCACCACCGGAGCCAGCAAAGGCGTGGTGGGCTCGCACAAGAGTCTGATAGCGATGGTCCAAATCATACTTGGACGGTTCAACTTAACCGAAGGGGACCACAGGTTCATCTGCACCGTCCCTATGTTTCACATCTACGGTCTAGCAGTGTTCGCTTTGGCACTGCTCGCATCAGGAACAACGGTCGTGATTCTCTCCAAGTACGAGATGCACGATATGCTCTCAGCTATCGAGAAGTACCGAATCACGTACCTCCCGCTGGTGCCGCCAATTCTAGTGGCGCTGGTGAACGGTGCCGATCAGATACGGTCGAAGTACGATTTGAGTTCGCTGCAGTCGGTTTTGTCAGGCGGAGCTCCGCTGAGTAAGGAGGTGATAGAAGGGTTTGCGGAGAGGTATCCGACGGTGACTATTCTTCAGGGGTATGGGTTGACGGAATCGACGGGAGTTGGGGCTTCTACGGACTCGTTGGAGGAGAGTAGGAGGTACGGTACGGCGGGGTTGTTGTCTCCGGACATGGAGGGTAAGATTGTGGACCCAGAGTCCGGTGAGGCGTTGCCGGTGAACCGGACCGGTGAGCTTTGGCTCAGAGGTCGCTCTATCATGACAG GTTATTTTGGTAATGCAGAAGCAACAGCAAATACTCTTGATGCAGAGGGATGGTTAAAAACTGGAGACCTCTGCTACATTGATGATGATGGCTTCATTTTTGTGGTTGATAGGTTGAAGGAGCTGATTAAGTACAAAGGATATCAG GTCCCCCCAGCTGAACTAGAGGCCTTATTACTGACTCATCCAGAAATCCTGGACGCTGCTGTCATACC AATTCCTGATAAGGAGGCTGGACAGTGTCCCATGGCATACGTGGTACGAAAAGCGGGAAGTAGTTTATCTGACAGTGCAATCATGGAGTTCGTTGCAGGACAG GTGGCTCCATACAAGAGAATCAGGAGAGTGGCATTTACAACTTCTATACCCAAAAATCAGTCTGGAAAGATTCTTAGGAAAGATCTGATACAACTTGCAACCTCCAAACTTTGA